Below is a genomic region from Muntiacus reevesi chromosome 19, mMunRee1.1, whole genome shotgun sequence.
GCTGGAGATTTGTTGGCGTTCTCCTGGGTGGTCTAGGTCATTATCAAAGGGAGGAATCCTAATGGAGGTGTGGATCTTCTCAAACTCTGTGGTAGGGTCTGAGGTGGAGAAGTCAGACACGCAGAACGTCTGTGTCAATTTACAACTGGCGAACGAATTTTGGCTATCTGTGCTTCTGTTGCTTAAATGCCGGCTTGAACCTCTTTTCTGGTAAAGGCTCTTGGCTGCATGGTAAATCCGGTAATAGAGAATCAGTATCAGAGCCAGGGGAATGTAGAATGCCCCCAGCGTGGAGTAGACGGTGTAGACGATGTGGTCGTGCCGGATGGTGCACTGACTAGGCGGGGGGCTGAGCCGGCGGTGGCTCCTCCAGAAGAGCGGGGGCATGGAGATGAAGATGGAGATGGTCCAGACCGTGAGGATCATCAGCCCGGCCCTCCTGGCGGTCCTCTTCCTGGCGTACTCGATGGCATTGGTGATGGCCCAGTACCTGTCCAGGGCGATCACACAGAGATGAAGGATGGAGCAGGTGCAGCAGGTCATATCCACACTCAGCCACGCCTCGCAGATGAAGTACCCCAGCCTCCAGCTGTCCATGACGATGTACATGATGCTCAAGGGCATGACAAGCACGGCCACCAGGAGGTCCGTCACGGCGAGAGAGCAGATCAGGTAGTTGGCAGGCTGGTGGAGCTTCTTGGTGGTGCAGATGGCCATGATCACGGCGGCGTTTAGCAGCGTGGTCAGGGTGGTGATGATCACTAGAGTCATGGAAATGAGCATCTTCTCCGTGATGGTCTTGGGTCTCACGGCCACACTGGCCTCTGGGGTGCAGTTAGTGGTGTTCATTTCCCCCGTTCTAATCTGTGTTGTGGAGAAGCGGGTGGTTGTTTGCTTCAGCTGAAAGCTATGTAGATTGAATGTCTTTCATTGGTAAGGCCTCTGCAATCTCCTCAGCTGCGTTGTCTCCTGGGTTCCATTTTAAGCGGGtaaatggaaaaaccacagcgtTGGATGCTACAGTCTGAATGAGAAAGCCATGTTCTTTCACCTGGAAGACAAATGACAGTATTTCAGTATTCAGAAAATCTTCACATGTTTTTGAtatacattttttcttctctgaatgtaaaccccatctttttaaaaaatggaagtatagttgatatataatatACGATACAAATGTACAATATGGTGACCacagttttaaaggttatactctatGTACAGTTACTGAAAAGTATTGGCTGTAGTCCCTGCAATGTACAGTACACCCAagcagcatttaaaattttttattgatttgtttatttttggctgtgctgggtcttcacggcTGCACAGACTTTCTCCCTAGTTGCGGTGACCAGGGGCTCCTTTCtagttgcagcgcgtgggctTTGCGTGGCCTTGGCTTCTCGTGTTGCAGAGCGCGGGCTGCAGGCGTGCGGGCGTCTGTAGCTGTGGCTCCCGGCTCCggagcgcaggctcagcagctgaGGCTCACGGCCTCAGTggctctgtggcacatgggatcttcctggaccaaggatcgaaccagtgtctcctgtgctggtaggtagatttttttttttttactgctgagccaacggGAAGCCCCCTGTAGCTTTTCTAAAAAGGAGTTTTAAaaacatggaccatttttaaactattgaatttgttacaacattgcttctgttgtatgctttggttttctggccacaaatcatgtgggatcttacctccttgaccagggatcgaaccctcacccctacactggaaggcgaagtcttaaccgctggatgacaagggaagtccctatccttgtagcttatcttATATACAACAGTTGGTTTCGTATCTCTTAATCCTCTACCCCTATAtttcccctcctttcttccttctccacactggtaaccactagtttgtcctctatatttgtgagtctgtttcttataTGTTATGTTCACCAATAAAATTCATCCCTACGTTATTTTTCAAATGCTACTTTTTTAAGTTCCCAAACTCTTTCTGAGGGTGACATTACCAAATTTTAAGTCTATCTTGCCACCCAGATGACTTTCTCATTACTCTTTATAAGTCTTTTCACACTTGAAACCATATATTCACATAATACCATGCTTTAAAAATTCTGGAAACTttacctttaaagaaaaaaaattatactgtttATAATAAGCATCTTTCAAACCAGATTTTAAAGTTTCACAGCAAATATTCAACTCCAGAGATATTTTAGTGTCACAATGGGATTGTGCAATTTTGTCTAATTATTTCTGACATCTTACATATCCCACTGtgcttttctttggagaaaagagagaaaaaacataACAGTCCTTTGATGTTTATGGCTAATTATTCTCAGAGTAATACAGTAAATCAGCTATGAAACAGCATTATCACCAAGCCCAGAGATGTCTGTATTTAAAAAGATGTGTTCACTTTTGGTTAACATTTGTGTTCTCTATCTATCTCTTTGTCTCTCTATCTGTCATCTGTCTACTGGATAGCTGTCATTAAGCTGGGCAGTCAATAAGATAGtgacatttattgaatatatagctgtaaagttaaatataaatttatactcATGACAAGTCAATCAAAATCTGCATAGGAATATTCACAACTGATGACTACTGGTTAGAACAAAAATCAAATCCTCTGATTTGACTCAATGACATTAGGTCCAAGAGAAGCTGGTGTTTCAGCAGTTTTAAGAAGGGTTGAAGATTGATGTGGACTAGACCCAACAGACATAATGATTTTAGCAGAGGACGAGGGCAAGAGCAGGTAAATAGTGATGATGAAGGTCTTTGGATGAAGTGGGAGTTGAAAGGCAGAGAACAGGAATCTAAATCTCCAGCTCGGACAAGATTTAGCTCTAAATTTACCTTCTCCTGCTTATAGCACAAAAACCAAGGAGAGAGGAAATGAGCACATTTATATTttagatacagaaaataaaaggaaatgatgatAATTTCACTAACAATCAAATGGGGCAATTATTCTTAAGATAGTCTgtgtcttccttctttctctctgtttccatAACGTTTTGTAGTGTTACTGTGGACgtacctattttttcttttggctgagccacatggcatgtgggatcttagattccctgaccagggatcaaacccacgtcccctgcagtgggagtgtggagtcttaaccactggaccacctgggaagtccatggatGTGCTGACTTCTGAATGCCTTGTGTTTCTCTAGTTCTTCTGGGGCACTTGTGCCATCAATAACTCCCTCTTTTTTGTAAATCAAATGTTTTCTTACCCATGggtaccttttcttctttttataatgtttaaatatgaatttatatttgAGACCAGGCTGTAATACTGAAAGAGTGTGGGCTCTGGAATCAGACggacctgggttcagatcccagctgAGCCATTTACTAGCTGCTTGGGGCAACCTCTCTACATTTCTCCCAGTGTCCCATGTGTTAATCTCTCCATTTTGACCCCTTTCTCTCAAATCTAAtgaaatgaaattgtttttttcttcaaatatttatccTTAGATATGTGTTCCTTGGGTTCTTGAGGTCTGTGAGACAGACCAAGAAAAAGGCTTTTCCATTCCAATTATAAGATTGGGAGATCTTAGATTAGAAATTTCAATCTGATTACAGAGGCAATTAGGAAATGTGCTAATTTTGCAAGTGTGCGATAAAAAAGTCAAAACTAATTCAGCTTCATCAAACTTTTAAAAGCTGCTCTATTTATCTGAGTTTCCATAAGTCCCAACTGTCATTTCTCTGGCAACACCATATGCTCCTTATTTTGTAACTATTTATTTCTCAACCCCCTCTccacatgcagaaaactataCGTTTCTGGAGAGTAAGATGTATACCTGATTCATCTTTTcaactttaaattaaatttaacttCTATTTAAGTGAGTAGAAACATTATAGTTTTCAGGGACTACATTgttagctcttttttaaaaaatctatttattttttagttgaaggataattgctttacagaattttgttgttttctgtcaaacctcagcatgaatcagccataggcaaggatgtatcccctcccttttgaacctccctctcatctccctcctcatcccacccctctagattggtacagagcccctgtttgagtttgctgagccatagagcaaattcccactggctgtctattttgcaCATGGTGATGTgcgtttccatgttactctgtatacatctcaccctctgctcccctctccccatgtccatgagtctattctctatgtctgtttcttcattgctgccctgtgaataaattcttcagtaccatttctctagattccgtatatatggtgttagaatatgacatttatctttctgtttttgacttacttcactctatataataggctctgtggtacatatgcaccatggaatattcagttcagtttagttgctcagtcgtgtccaactctttgtgaccccatgaactgtagcacgctaggcctccctgtccatcaccaactcccggagtccagccaaacccatgtccattgagttggtgatgccatccagccatctcatcctctgtcgtccccttctcctcctgcccccaatccctcccagcatcagggtcttttccaatgagtcagctcttcacatcaggtggccaaagtattggagtttcagcttcagcatcagtccttccaatgaacacccaggactgatctcctttaggatggactggttggatctccttgcagtccaagggactctcaaggtcttctccaacaccacagttcaaaagcatcaattcttcagtgctcagctttctttatagtccaactctcacatccatacatgaccactggaaaaaccacagcctcgactagacggacctttgttgacaaagtaatgtctctgcttttcaatatgcattactcagccataaaaaggaacacatttgagtcagttctaatgaggtgggtgaacacAGTCAGGTCTTCAATGTGACTTCCTGGCTTATTTGTGCCCAAGCCTTTCAGAGTAGAAGTTAACTTCTCCACCCCTGTCATCAGTCACCCCAAACTGCTGCACACATCCAACTTGCCATCTTTCATGGATTTTCATTTAACAATATATCTTGAAGTTTGTTCCGTAACAACATGTGTAATATGTTCTTTCAAATGGCGGGGGAGACCACCTGGGGAGTGATGAGAGATTGGACAAGCGTGGAGAACTGGGCTTTGGAGCTcttcattgtttaaaaatcaGATCGGTCAGGAGACACCTGCAAATTAGAGGACAAGAAAAGCTCTCAAGgcggaggagaaggagagagaattcTATGCCATGAccatataaagaaaatgtattaagTAAGAGAGTGTGATCTAAATACTGGCTGGGCAATCTGGGTGACATCCAGGACCTTGACAAGAGGCGTTTAGGTGCAGAGATGGAGATGAAAGGCAGAATGCAGCAGTTTCAAGAGGAAATGGGAGGAGAGGAAATTGAGACAGCCAATAAAAGCAATTTTTTCCAGAGTTTTACTGAAAAGGGGAGCAGAAAAATAAGGTGGTGACTGTGGAGGGAAATGTGGAGTCAGGGTTGTTCTCTCTTTAAGATGAGAGGTTGTCTTTTTAAACCGGGCTGTTTATAGCTTCCTTTACTGCTATACTCAATAACTTTTATACTGGGACAGGGAGTGTTTGTGGACTGAGTGGAATCTAAAAGAGGAAGCAGGAAAGCAGTCATGGAGGAGGTCGAAAGTCAGTGGGGCCTGGGGACGCAGGTAAGTAGCAATTTAAGAGGTTACGTTGAGGGTGGTGAAGAGGCTGGAGCCTTACTCAGGAAATGATCCAGCCCCAATCGTCTTGGCTTCCTTGACCTACTTAGGAAAAGAACACCTGTTTTAGAATCACTACCAACtccatcctggagaaggaaatggcaacccactccagtatccttgcctggaaaatcccatggacagagcagcctggtgggctatcgtctatggggttgcgacgagtcagacacaactgagcaactgagcactgaaTCCATAGGAGGGAGTACGATTTCTAGTTAGAACAGAGCTGGTTAAACAGCATCTGAAAAGCTGTGAAGTATCTTTAGCTTCACACTAGTAGGGGAGGAGGGGCCATAGTAACACTTAACCCAACACATTCTGCAGAACCAACGCAAATACTGATAGCAACATACCAAACTTGTCAGTCTTTTAGAATGGAAAGTGACTGCAATAATCATAACTAAAAACAGATGTATCAGGAGTTGATGTAGGAACATCTTGGGTGTGGTTTTGTAACTTTGTTTCTGCTCTAATCATGACATCAAAAATACCAGTGCAGTCCAAATCCATATCTGTTAATAAATGAGTTTTCATCAGGATTACCAATAGAAAAGCATCAGTCTATACCAACTGGCTCAGTGCACGATGCTCCCATTCCCATTTGCCAAGATGCGTCAGAGCCTCTGGTTTATATTATCCCAGTGATGGTCAGAGCACCAGGCACCAGATGAGATTATGAGCATACTcagatgtttttaatttcacCATCTTATCTAATATCCTATTGGTTTTCATAACTATTAATAAGTTGCCATAAatacagtaagtctcctacatacagaccttcaagttgtgaactttcaaagatgagaaCACGTGCTCACACATCCAACCATGTAAGTTAATTCAGATATCTATAAgttactgtactgtaagattaaaaatgtttaatgtttattaaaaatgtttaatgttttattttttgtgttggttttttatgtaacatttttgtgacaagtattataaacctgttaCACTATATATAGTACCATGTAGCCAATTGTGTTATTTGGGTACCTAGGTTAAGCCTGTTTGATTTATggacaaattggacttatgaacatactctcagaacagaactcattttatgtaggggacttactgtattctttaatctcttctttgttttcattttgcccaagtttttttgaattgttttaaaaatacatgccaatttcttcttttcattatttcagGAGCGGCAGCTTGCCCTCATATTACTGGTTTTGTCTCCCTAGTCATTTGTTAAATCCACTTCCTCAGTCTTCATAAAGACTGTTCTTTGCCTGTCGAGGGGAAAGGAAGGGTGAATAGCAGCGTGTTTCTCAATCTGACTCTTAGCGGGAGCGGAGGTAGATGTAGAGGAGATACTAGAGTGTGGGGTTCTTCgttctcattttctcatctgttgaCTGATTGATTGAAATTGTGATTGGGGTATGAAATGTGGTCATTACGAGGTTATTATACTCATAACAACAGGACAATATTATCAttgtaaaaattcaaacaaaactaTGTATTTTCAGGAGATGTTTATATACTCCGGACACAAACAAGTCTTTGGTCAGAACAAAGTTTTGTGAACATTTTCTTCCACTCTGCAGTTTgcctttgtatttaaaaaaaagattgtttttgttttggccacaccacttggcgtgtgggatcttagttccctgaccagggatcaaacctgggtcccccgcAGTGGaaccacagagtcctaaccactggaccaccagggaattccttgccTTTGTACGAAGCCTTTTGATAAAGTAGAAAACTTTAATTTTGAGGAAGTGTAAGTGATCCATGTTTTTTTTGTGATTAGAGCTTCTTGTgtcctaagatttttttttataatctcaAAGTCACCAggatatttttctgtattttcttttagaagCTTAATAGTTTTAGGTTTTATGTTCATCTTAGGGGAGGTCACCCAGAGGTCATGACTGCCAGTTGACCCATGAGCTGGagctgggcagagaggctcctccgGTCTTTAGAACATACGTTCTGCCCACAGTTCCCATGGTGGGAACCATTTTCAAGGATGCAGCCTTGAGAAATTAAGGTACTATTGAGATCATCTGGACAGTATATGTGGCTGCATCCGGTTAAGGCCTCTACATAAACTTTAAAGATTCTGGTGGGCGGATGCAAAGATCCATTCATCTGGTGGCTGCTCAATATTAGCCTCAGACACAGGTCCCCTTGCTCAGTCAGCCTCCCACCTGCCCATCTGGAGCGCTCTGCCTCTTTCTTCGGTCTCTCTTTGTTTGAGGGCCAATTTCAGATTTCACTCTGGAAATTTCTGAATTTGCAAACCAAAAAAATTAGGAGATTGGAGAAGTGGGTTTTGGGAGAGAGATGTCTGTGGGAGAAATCCTGAGTCGGCTGTTGACCTTTCCGTGGGGGAAGGGTGACCTATGTATTAAACGCTCACGGCCCTCCACGTGTGTCTGTGGACGCCCGGGAAGCCTGGCCGGCTTCGTGAGCTTGTCTGAGGAACTGGACGTGGTGCAACGCAGCGAAGAAGGGACGTGAAGGGCTGGCGGTGGGCCAGTCTCTAGTGTGGGCAGGCGGGAGCTCGAGTTAGAAGTTGTAAGAAGAGCTGAGGCTGGAGAAGGACGTTTGGTTGCCCGTGGCTTTTTCAGCCTGTGGGCTGATGGAAACTCGAGTTAGAAGTTGTAAGAAGAGCTGAGGCTGGAGAAGGATGTTTGGTTGCCCTTGGCTTTTCCAGCCTGTGGGCTGATGGAAACTCGAGTTAGAAGTTGTAAGAAGAGCTGAGGCTGGAGAAGGACGTTTGGTTGCCCGTGGCTCTTCCCCCTGTGGGCTGAcgggcagggtggggggcaggggaagtTAGAGAGCTCGGGGCACCAGTGTGCAGAGCCCGAAGGGCACGAGCTGTTGAGGGTTAAGGTCTGAGCGGCGGGACAGAGCCTGACTGGGCTGCTCGGATGTGGAATCCCTGGGAAAGGGATTCAAATGAAGAAGAGGATGCTACGGTTGACCATTAAATGGATGAAGTGCTCTGTACTGTTGACCCCgaatgataaaagaaaacaacaccaCCGCCTCCAAGGAGTGGGTCAGCCCCTGATTCAGGAAACACAGTGAGAGAATGTACTCCTGCTGAACTTAACTGATAGAGCCGTCAAGGCCCAACacaaggccaggggaaatatcccCTCCTGGCTGGTGCGGCTATGAGATCCAGGCAGTGACGGTGGTTCTCTGAACGGGCAGGAACCAGAGGAAATGACCAACGTGGTCCCGCACGCCTCACCCTCCTGCCCCAGCAGGGCCTGCGTGGCACCCAGGGTTCAGGGTGCTTACTCCCTTACAGATTGGATTACTCCATcctgcagggaggcctggcccacGGAAGGGGTTCTCCTTGGGCATGTGGATCTACACAGTAGGTAAGTAAATTCTTAGGGAGTTTGGTAAAACAGGCCACTTACATCCCTGTCTTTGAGTCCCGACTGGGCCATATTCACTGCCGGAATGAAAGCCAAGACACCCCAGTCCACCCCGAGCATCTGATGAGATACTGACATACATGCCAAACCTGGTCACAAAATAAGACATTCGTGATGTTGGGCAACTCATTCTTGATTGGAGGAAACTGACAAATCCCAGATATAGGTTTGGGCTGCAATAAAGCCctgacacagggcttccctggggcttcgtggtaaagaatctgcctgccgatgtagaagacatgggttccatccctgatctgagaagattgcacctgccttggagcaactaagcctgggcacTCTggccattgagcctgtgctcgtGAGCCTGCCAGCAGCCCACGTGTCTCAACTTCTGAAGCCTGTGCGTCTGAGAGCCCGTGGTTCGCAATGAGACAAGCCCCCACACTGcattagagagcagcccccacttgcagcaactagagaaaagcctgacccagcagagccaaaaacaaaagaacaaataaataaataaaattatttaacaaataaagcCCGGAGACAGAGGGGAAGGTCAGAAAGGAGAAAGGCTATCTTAGCTGGCTGTGATAGTTACCTAGAAAAGTAACCTGTAAACGTGGCTTAATCTCCTTGCTGCCAGGACCCCATCTAAAAGGACAGACCAGCAACCCAGCGCTCCACTGGCTGGCCTATGGAAAGCCTTAAAACCTGAACGGCAGTTCAGACCTGCCCCACCTGCCCCAACCAGCCCGGATGCCCTGCCAGCTCCAGAGAGGTCTCAGGGATGCAGTCCTATTTGGAATGGTACCTCACTCCCCAGGGATAGCATGCAGGCAAGATCATAGCCAGGTCAGGGCCACTGGAGGCTTCTTGTTCTGCTCACTATTCACTGGTCCCCCCAGAATGAACTAAAGGTGGCAGTTCTGGTTGACCCTGGAGCCAGCTGTATTTCAGTATACATGGGAACCTCGGAAGTTCTCTGGCATCACCTTGGCACCACGATGACTGCAGAGGGCAAACAGCAATAGTCAGCAAGCTCCCTTTGATGTTGCAAACTGGGTCATCTCCCCACATCAGTGAAATGGGCCCATTACATCATGTTCATCAGTGAAGCAGCTGAGCGTGGAGCAGCACAGAGATGGTACAGTGTTAACATACGAGGACGTGCCTCGCTGCAGGACACTCTGAAGACTTCTCTGGAGCCTCTGAGAAGAGGGTAGATCAATGAACCCACAGAAAATTCAAGACCCAGGCACTGTCATAAACTTTCTGGGAGCCATTTATTTGGGTAAAATATGCATTGTCCCAGAAGCTATGACTGATGATGTACAAACCTAGCTGATCCCTAAGAACGTGAAAGGCATTCAAGTCTCCCTGGGGGCTTGAGCTTCTGGAGGACTTTTACTCCCCACCTGGCCGAGTGTGCCCACCCTTATACTGCCTGATAAAGAAAGGGCATGCATGGGACATGGCTTCTCAAAATCCAAGCCACCTTGAGAAGGCAAAAATGCAAGTGAAGCTGATTGAAGGTCTGGCTGTGTCTCAAACAGACCTACCACTGGAGTTAGACATGCATACACGTCTGGAAGGTAGAGGCTCGGCACTGTggcaaagaaaacagaaggaaaaatacccctaatatatttttcaagttcTAAAAGGGGGCAGAAGCCTGACATAGCTCCATAGACCAAGAGCTCCTAGCAATATGCTTATTTTTCCAGGGCTTAGGATATTGTGTTCCTTCTCCCATAATCCTGCACCCCAGCCCGGCAGAACTGACTCTTGCAAAGAAGGGTGCTGAGAAGAAGAGCTGGTCCACCATCAATGAGGTTGTGACCAGAGAATACACTATCAACATTCACAAGCACATCCATGGAATGGGTTCTAAGAACCGTACCCCTCAGGGCATTCAGAGAAATCCTGAAATTTGCCAAGAGGGAACCCCGGATGTATCCATTGACACCAGGATCAGCAAAGCTGTCTGgaccaaaggaaaaaggaatgtcCCATGCTGGAtccatgtgcttcccaggtggcgcagtgataaagaatccgcctgccaatgcaggagatgcaacagaggtgggttctatccctgggtggggaagatcccctggaggagggcatggcagcccactccaatattcctgcctgggaaatcccatggacagagaagcctggcgggctacagtccacggggtcgcaaggagttggacaggattgagcaactgaacacacacacacacacacacttctctctGTGTGGTTGTCCAGGAAACG
It encodes:
- the HTR1E gene encoding 5-hydroxytryptamine receptor 1E is translated as MNTTNCTPEASVAVRPKTITEKMLISMTLVIITTLTTLLNAAVIMAICTTKKLHQPANYLICSLAVTDLLVAVLVMPLSIMYIVMDSWRLGYFICEAWLSVDMTCCTCSILHLCVIALDRYWAITNAIEYARKRTARRAGLMILTVWTISIFISMPPLFWRSHRRLSPPPSQCTIRHDHIVYTVYSTLGAFYIPLALILILYYRIYHAAKSLYQKRGSSRHLSNRSTDSQNSFASCKLTQTFCVSDFSTSDPTTEFEKIHTSIRIPPFDNDLDHPGERQQISSTRERKAARILGLILGAFILSWLPFFIKELIVGLSTYVVSSEVADFLTWLGYVNSLINPLLYTSFNEDFKLAFKKLIRCREHT